The Burkholderiales bacterium genome segment ATCCGCAAACATCCCGGCAAGCTCAACTTCGGCACGGTGGGTGACGGGACGATCCAGAACTTCGGGCCGCAGTATCTGTTCAACCTCGCCGGCCTGCCGAAGGACGCCGCGGTCGGCGTTCCGTACAAAGGCTCGGGCGAGATCACCGCCGCGCTCGTCGGCGGCCAGGTGCAGTTCGTGTGCAGCAACCTCGGCGCGATGCTCGGCCAGTTCCAGGCCGGCACGCTCAAGGCGCTGATGACGACGACGCGCCAGCCGCTCAAGGAGCTGCCGAAGGTGCCGACCGCGAGGAGCCTCGGCTGGCCCGAGATGGAGCAGCTCGCGGCGTGGTCCGCGCTCGCCGGACCGCGAGGCCTGCCGCCGCTCGGGGTCGTCGGCGTCTGGACCGAAGTGATGGGAAAGCTCGCGCGCGACCCGGCGTACCTCGCCGGCGTCGAGAAGCTGGGCGCCATACCCGCCGTGCGCTCGCCGGCCGAGACCGACCAGTTCGTGCGCGAGCAATACCAGCTCTACGAAAAGCTCGCCGAGCGGCTCGGCGTAAAACAGTGATCGCCCGCGGCCTTACGGCATATTCGCCCGCATGAATCGCGCGCTCACCGCCACCGAATACCGCCTGCTGGCAGAGCACTCGCCGGTGCTGGTCTGGCGCTCGGGCCTCGACGCCAAATGCGACTACTTCAACGAGACGTGGCTCGCGTTCACCGGCCGCACGCTCGCGCAGGAGATGGGCGACGGCTGGGCCGAGGGCGTCCATCCCGACGACTTCGAGCGCTGCGTCGCGTATTACCTCGATCACTTCGGGCGGCGCGAGCCGTTCGAGATGGAGTACCGGCTGCGCCGCCACGACGGCGTCTACCGCTGGATCTTCGATCGCGGCGTGCCGTTCGCGGACGACGGCGGGGCGTTCGCGGGCTTCATCGGGAGCTGCGTCGACGTCGACGAGCGCCGCATGGCGCACGAAGCGCTGCAGCAGCACAGCGAAGAACAGCTCGCGCTCGCCCGCGATTTCGAGAAGTGGATCCTCGCGATCGTGAGCCACGATATCCGCGATCCGCTCAA includes the following:
- a CDS encoding tripartite tricarboxylate transporter substrate binding protein, with product MIRTLALTALLVFAAAAHAQYPTRSILLVVPYTAGSDADLAARNLAQHASRHLGQTVVVMNQPGASGSIGTVAVRNAAPDGYRLLLTRIANQVILPATDRKTPYAANDFTFISLLDINPYVCAVKADAPYASMKDLVAEIRKHPGKLNFGTVGDGTIQNFGPQYLFNLAGLPKDAAVGVPYKGSGEITAALVGGQVQFVCSNLGAMLGQFQAGTLKALMTTTRQPLKELPKVPTARSLGWPEMEQLAAWSALAGPRGLPPLGVVGVWTEVMGKLARDPAYLAGVEKLGAIPAVRSPAETDQFVREQYQLYEKLAERLGVKQ